In Sinorhizobium mexicanum, one DNA window encodes the following:
- a CDS encoding glycosyltransferase family protein, protein MSKRRVFFYVQHLLGIGHLARASRIAKALSVDGFDVTMVTGGAPVPGFPGEGLATIALPPVTAGDKGFSGLSDADGNPVTDAFQQHRKDLLIEALHASKPDVVIIEAFPFGRRQMRFELLPLLDAIAAMERRPLVATSLRDILQERVKPGRAEETVELVKAHFDLVLVHGDPAFARLEETFPLAGEIAQKIAYTGLVAPPPPAEANEKFDIVVSAGGGAVGKDLISAALGAATVLPKTLRWCLITGPNLPQSDFDALAAAAPDGVSLFRFRQDFAGLLAGARLSVSQAGYNTVCDILRARCGSLLIPFTAGGETEQSTRAARLERLGLAGVLPEEGITSKRLARDIEAMLVRPKPEIPPLDLSGAARTATILREELQQREFRPSRSA, encoded by the coding sequence GTGAGCAAGCGTCGCGTCTTCTTTTACGTGCAGCATCTGCTTGGCATCGGGCATCTGGCGCGGGCAAGCCGCATCGCGAAGGCGTTGTCCGTCGACGGGTTCGATGTAACGATGGTAACGGGCGGCGCACCCGTCCCCGGGTTTCCGGGCGAGGGCCTGGCGACGATCGCGCTGCCGCCCGTAACGGCCGGGGACAAGGGCTTTTCGGGTCTCAGCGATGCCGACGGCAATCCGGTCACGGATGCATTCCAGCAGCATCGCAAGGACCTGTTGATCGAAGCGCTGCATGCCTCGAAGCCTGACGTCGTCATCATCGAGGCCTTCCCGTTCGGCCGCAGGCAGATGCGCTTCGAATTGCTGCCGCTGCTCGATGCCATCGCGGCAATGGAGCGGCGGCCGCTGGTGGCGACTTCGCTGCGCGATATTCTGCAGGAACGGGTCAAACCAGGCCGTGCCGAGGAGACTGTGGAACTGGTCAAGGCGCATTTCGATCTTGTGCTCGTCCACGGCGATCCGGCCTTTGCCCGTCTCGAGGAAACCTTCCCCCTTGCGGGCGAGATCGCCCAAAAGATTGCCTACACGGGTCTCGTCGCCCCACCGCCGCCGGCTGAAGCGAATGAGAAATTCGACATCGTGGTGTCGGCGGGTGGGGGTGCTGTCGGTAAGGATCTGATCAGTGCGGCACTTGGGGCCGCAACGGTGCTGCCGAAGACGCTTCGCTGGTGCCTCATAACCGGGCCCAACCTGCCGCAGAGCGATTTCGATGCTCTCGCCGCCGCGGCGCCCGACGGGGTCAGCCTCTTCCGCTTTCGCCAGGATTTTGCAGGCCTGCTCGCGGGCGCCAGGCTTTCCGTCTCGCAGGCAGGTTACAACACCGTGTGCGACATTCTTCGCGCCCGCTGCGGCTCGCTGCTCATTCCCTTCACCGCGGGCGGTGAAACCGAGCAGAGCACACGCGCGGCACGGCTTGAAAGGCTCGGCCTTGCGGGCGTTCTGCCGGAAGAAGGCATCACGTCCAAACGCCTCGCACGGGACATAGAGGCGATGCTGGTCCGGCCAAAGCCGGAGATTCCGCCGCTCGATCTCAGCGGCGCTGCCAGGACGGCGACGATCCTCAGGGAAGAGCTGCAGCAGCGGGAGTTCAGACCGTCCCGATCAGCATGA
- a CDS encoding class I SAM-dependent methyltransferase: MMHATHTPPEDWHENAYDLVRGIAAYSGSAVVAGIGMVIAKHRDADIANAFNYKQVGCKIWARDKLLESAGSAFDRIAVLGGWYGILAAMLFEDARFSIGAIDSYDIDPAVEEVARTLNSAHGDRFRAITADMYALDYRTIGADLIVNTSCEHIGDLKRWLELLPSGTRVLLQSNDYFSEPTHISCVSSLEEFQTRAGLAKLDFAGALPMKKYNRFMLIGTV, encoded by the coding sequence ATGATGCATGCCACCCATACGCCCCCCGAAGATTGGCACGAGAACGCCTATGATCTCGTCCGCGGGATTGCCGCCTATTCCGGCAGCGCCGTCGTGGCGGGCATAGGCATGGTGATCGCCAAACACCGGGATGCGGACATCGCCAACGCGTTCAACTACAAGCAGGTCGGCTGCAAGATCTGGGCACGTGACAAGCTGCTCGAAAGCGCCGGTTCGGCTTTCGACCGAATCGCAGTGCTTGGCGGATGGTACGGCATTCTGGCCGCGATGCTTTTCGAAGACGCGCGCTTCAGCATCGGCGCCATCGACAGCTACGACATCGATCCTGCCGTGGAGGAGGTCGCACGCACGCTCAATTCGGCGCATGGTGACCGTTTCCGCGCCATCACGGCGGACATGTATGCGCTCGACTATCGGACAATCGGAGCCGACCTGATCGTCAACACGAGTTGCGAACACATTGGTGATCTCAAGCGCTGGCTTGAGCTCCTTCCTTCGGGCACCCGCGTCCTGCTTCAGTCAAACGACTATTTCAGCGAGCCGACGCATATAAGCTGCGTCTCCTCGCTCGAGGAATTCCAGACGCGGGCCGGCCTTGCGAAGCTCGATTTCGCAGGCGCGTTGCCGATGAAGAAATACAACCGCTTCATGCTGATCGGGACGGTCTGA